The region CCTCAAACCGCTGCTACAGGAAATTATACAGGAAAAGCTACTGTTATTGCCGACGGAAAATCAAAAGAAATTACACTTCAAATAAAAGTAACTGATGAAGTTACTAAAAACGGAGGAATCGATTCTCCAGAAAAAATGACACGTTTAAAATGGTTAAACTCAACTTTAGCACAAGAAAATACTGTTATTGCGCCTTATACTCCACTAGTTGTAACAGATTCTGAAATCTCTTTATTAGGAAGAAAATTAATTGTTGGTGCAAACGGATTCCCAACACAAATACAAACTTACTTTACGCCAGAAATGACATCAGTTGGTACAAAAGCCAATAATATTCTGAGTGCTCCAATGGCATTTCACTTTATAGATGCTGCCGGAAAAGAAGCTGCACAATGGAAAAACACAGGACTTAAATTCACTAAAAAAGAAGCCGGAACAGTGGCTTGGGAAAGTACTTCTTCGTCTCAGGCTATTCAAATGGATGTAAATGCTTCTGTTGAATTTGATGGTTTTTTACATTATACTGTAAAAGTTACAGCCCTTGAAGATGTTACTTTCAACGATATTAATTTCCAAATGCCTATTCAGCCAACATCTGCAAAATATATGATGGGATTAGGTCAAAAAGGTGGAGAACGTCCTGCAAATTTCGACTGGAAATGGGATGTAGCACATAAAAATCAAGATGGCGCCTGGATCGGGAACGTAAATTCGGGATTACAATTTTCACTAAGAGATGAAAAATACAGCCGTCCGTTAAACACCAATTTCTATTTGCAAAAACCATTGTTATTGCCAACTTCATGGGGTAACGAAAATAAAGGTGGAATCACTATTGCACCAACTCAAAAATCAGTTTTGGTAAATGCATATAGCGGTGCTCGCAGCATGAAAAAAGGCGATGTTTTATACTATAACTTCAATTTATTAATCACACCATTCCATAAAATTGATACCGATTTTCAATGGAATACTAAATTTTACCACAAATACAGTCCAATCGATACAATTGCTCAAACTGGTGCAACTGTAATCAATATTCACCATGCAAATGCTATAAATCCTTATATCAATTATCCTTTTATCGAATTTAAAAAAATGAAAAGTTATATCGATGAAGCACACGAAAAAGGATTAAAAGTTAAGATTTACAACACCGTTAGAGAAGTTTCGAACAAAGCATATGAGACTTTTGCACTTAGAAGTTTAGGTCACGAAATTTATTCTCCTGGAAAAGGAGGCGGATTCTCATGGTTGCAGGAACATGTTGGCGACGATTATATCGCAGCTTGGTTTGTACCTGAAATCAAAGATGCTGCAATCGTAAACAGCGGAATGAACCGTTGGCACAATTATTATGTTGAAGGAATGAATTGGTTAACCCAAAACGTAGGCATTGATGGAATTTACCTTGATGATGTTGCTTTTGACAGAATCACTATGAAACGTGTTAAAAGAGTTCTTACTAAAGATGGTCACCCGGGAATTATCGATTTGCACAGTGCAAATCAATACAATAAAAGCGACGGATTTAACAATAGTGCCAACTTATATATGGAGCACTTTCCGTACATCAATAAACTTTGGTTTGGAGAATATTTTGATTACGAAAAAAACCAACCTGACTTTTTCCTGACTGAGGTAAGCGGAATCCCTTTTGGATTAATGGGCGAAATGCTACAAGACGGAGGAAATCCTTGGAGAGGAATGGTATTTGGAATGACAAA is a window of uncultured Flavobacterium sp. DNA encoding:
- a CDS encoding glycoside hydrolase domain-containing protein, translating into MKPNLKNRQILSRILIMCLCIFSIPLAAQQIKYTDGNNSWNPNLLGNHRVVVEFTGKDNVAKTTIEWRRRDEKPELKRIIVQDASGKEIQNVKTADINREKGTIYFEPLSGKGTYYVYYMPYIDEGDANYPKGIYAKPEDKADAQWLSKIKPNLADNCTVKEIQSINAFNSFYPMDVIATAAETNDIIAKNSGNSFLVFPEDRLYSIRMRNDLPQRWIQKGVQSTFSDTAMKGEYLAFQLGVYALEDLKNVKVSFTNLVSTTGATIEGKDINCINTDGIRYDGSAFAANVSVSKGKVQAMWCGIDVPQTAATGNYTGKATVIADGKSKEITLQIKVTDEVTKNGGIDSPEKMTRLKWLNSTLAQENTVIAPYTPLVVTDSEISLLGRKLIVGANGFPTQIQTYFTPEMTSVGTKANNILSAPMAFHFIDAAGKEAAQWKNTGLKFTKKEAGTVAWESTSSSQAIQMDVNASVEFDGFLHYTVKVTALEDVTFNDINFQMPIQPTSAKYMMGLGQKGGERPANFDWKWDVAHKNQDGAWIGNVNSGLQFSLRDEKYSRPLNTNFYLQKPLLLPTSWGNENKGGITIAPTQKSVLVNAYSGARSMKKGDVLYYNFNLLITPFHKIDTDFQWNTKFYHKYSPIDTIAQTGATVINIHHANAINPYINYPFIEFKKMKSYIDEAHEKGLKVKIYNTVREVSNKAYETFALRSLGHEIYSPGKGGGFSWLQEHVGDDYIAAWFVPEIKDAAIVNSGMNRWHNYYVEGMNWLTQNVGIDGIYLDDVAFDRITMKRVKRVLTKDGHPGIIDLHSANQYNKSDGFNNSANLYMEHFPYINKLWFGEYFDYEKNQPDFFLTEVSGIPFGLMGEMLQDGGNPWRGMVFGMTNRMPWSHNADPRPIWKLWDSFGIKGSEMIGYWSENCPVKTNSDKVLATVYKKNGSTLISIASWADSDVKIKLTIDWKKLGINPAKATITAPEVANFQPSQTFTAKDEIPVTKGKGWLLIVK